The following coding sequences lie in one Apium graveolens cultivar Ventura chromosome 1, ASM990537v1, whole genome shotgun sequence genomic window:
- the LOC141687099 gene encoding uncharacterized protein LOC141687099: MEAYVDDMLVKSKEAKDHVRHLSKMFQILREYRMKLNPQKYVFEVESGKFLGFIANNRGIEANPAKIRALLEMRSPRRVKDVQSLTGRVAALNHFVSKSFDKCQEFFNTIKGVGRNFEWTEKCEEAFQNIKKHLSSPPILSNPKEGETWVLYLAVSNFAVSAVLVQEEDGIQLPVYYVSKRLADAETRDGAGAGIELISPEAYKIRRVTYLAFHATNNNVEYEALTNGLKLALEMKVENLNVFSDSIIVVRLELIPLGQNEGADELAKLSSRREATLLGVLPLDIQRQPSVPEHEVGSLSDDLSLICMTPILAYIKEGSLSDEKNEARRIRYKAARYVIYDGILYRRGFSVPLLKCIDGDECNYILGEVHEGICGNHSGVAL, encoded by the exons ATGGAAGCCTACGTAGATGATATGCTTGTGAAGTCAAAAGAAGCAAAGGATCATGTCCGCCACCTATCAAAAATGTTCCAGATCCTAAGAGAGTACAGAATGAAGCTTAACCCACAGAAATATGTGTTCGAGGTCGAGTCAGGGAAATTTTTAGGGTTTATTGCCAACAACAGGggcattgaggccaaccccgccaAGATACGAGCCCTACTCGAGATGAGATCCCCCCGACGGGTGAAGGACGTCCAAAGTTTAACTGGGCGAGTAGCCGCCTTAAACCACTTCGTCTCAAAGTCTTTCGATAAATGCCAGGAGTTCTTCAACACAATTAAAGGAGTGGGGAGGAATTTTGagtggacagaaaagtgtgaagAAGCCTTCCAGAATATAAAGAAGCATCTCAGCAGCCCTCCAATATTGTCCAACCCAAAGGAGGGAGAGACTTGGGTCCTATACTTGGCCGTCTCTAACTTTGCAGTAAGTGCGGTATTGGTTCAAGAGGAGGATGGTATCCAGCTCCCggtatattatgtgagtaaaaggTTGGCTGACGCGGAGACTCG GGATGGTGCAGGAGCTGGAATTGAGTTAATCAGCCCGGAGGCGTACAAGATCAGACGCGTGACCTATCTGGCCTTTCACGCAACCAACAATAATGTTGAGTATGAGGCCCTGACCAATGGTCTCAAGCTAGCTTTGGAAATGAAGGTGGAGAACTTGAATGTGTTTAGTGACTCCATAATTGTG GTGAGGCTGGAACTAATCCCGCTTGGGCAGAATGAAGGCGCGGACGAGCTAGCTAAGCTCAGCTCACGCCGTGAGGCCACTTTGCTAGGGGTCCTGCCCCTTGACATACAGAGGCAGCCTAGTGTGCCCGAGCACGAGGTGGGCAGCCTCAGTGATGACCTCAGCCTCATATGCATGACACCTATCTTAGCATACATAAAAGAAGGTTCACTTTCGGACGAAAAGAATGAGGCAAGGAGGATAAGATACAAAGCAGCCCGCTATGTGATATACGATGGGATCCTATACAGAAGAGGGTTCAGTGTGCCTCTCCTCAAGTGCATAGATGGGGATGAATGCAATTATATCCTAGGGGAAGTACACGAGGgaatttgtggcaatcactcgggggtagctctctag